In Trichoderma atroviride chromosome 2, complete sequence, one DNA window encodes the following:
- a CDS encoding uncharacterized protein (TransMembrane:1 (o34-54i)) encodes MSSEFATFNSLAKTYCGVAGLEGHVAICNGIAQLGLYLIVAFGLFWFALFDFFFDFSFTHAFAVLHSVNVGE; translated from the coding sequence ATGTCTAGCGAATTCGCCACGTTCAACTCACTCGCCAAAACATACTGCGGCGTAGCAGGGCTAGAAGGCCACGTCGCGATCTGCAACGGCATCGCACAGCTGGGCCTGTACCTCATCGTAGCTTTCGGCTTGTTCTGGTTCGCcctctttgactttttcttcGACTTCTCTTTTACTCATGCATTCGCCGTGTTACATTCGGTGAATGTGGGGGAATAA
- a CDS encoding uncharacterized protein (EggNog:ENOG41~TransMembrane:3 (n5-16c25/26o49-73i85-104o156-175i)): protein MPVWGVLIAVLFTAFLQIPFGMLTAITNIELPTSILSLLIGGYALEGKAIPNMVFMLYSYVSTSQALNVVADLKMAHYAKIPPRVVFAAQVYATLIAAVVAFAVNRWVLTNVDDLCSEFQKERFSCPHTHTYFMSSILWGVVGPRRLFGPGGPYRAIIYCIPLGIILPVGAYFAAKRWPKSFGGA, encoded by the coding sequence ATGCCTGTTTGGGGCGTTTTAATAGCTGTACTTTTCACGGCCTTTCTTCAGATTCCCTTTGGTATGCTCACAGCAATCACCAATATCGAGCTACCAACAAGCATCCTGTCACTCTTGATTGGAGGCTATGCTTTGGAAGGGAAAGCCATTCCGAACATGGTTTTTATGCTCTACAGTTATGTATCTACTTCGCAAGCTCTGAATGTCGTGGCTGATCTCAAAATGGCTCATTATGCTAAAATACCGCCAAGAGTAGTCTTTGCCGCCCAAGTTTACGCCACTCTCATCGCGGCGGTGGTTGCTTTTGCTGTTAATCGTTGGGTTCTTACCAATGTGGATGATTTATGCTCCGAGTTCCAAAAAGAGCGATTTTCCTGCCCCCATACACATACGTACTTTATGTCATCTATTCTCTGGGGCGTCGTCGGCCCTCGCAGGCTGTTTGGGCCAGGAGGCCCCTACCGTGCCATTATATACTGTATTCCACTCGGCATCATTCTTCCAGTTGGCGCGTATTTTGCAGCAAAACGCTGGCCTAAATCTTTTGGCGGAGCGTGA
- a CDS encoding uncharacterized protein (EggNog:ENOG41~TransMembrane:8 (i128-146o152-175i200-221o241-262i310-328o348-366i378-405o458-479i)): MSHQIIEITANSESTSTNPTTKEANVETTGQATAIPVAEADLVPSLKKLLEEHELDQNFPRDILDRIRDFLDKQTRHESATDLELARTLHDECLKQINLALNNSAYPEVRAVVDPTDDPTLPVATFRVLLLGTIFTVLGTAIQQFFSFRMPAINITTYVIQLLSMPLGVGMAKWLPPRTLTIKNCSFSLNPGRFNEKEHLLIAIMANVAFAGYMHGAYIASPIQVLSLDRFYGEKVLSNSSAWQITTFIATQMLGYGCAGISRRFLVSPPSMIWPRPLASIALTKALHQDNADKDEQNVANGWTISRYRFFLVCFWAMFVWYWIPNYIFQPFALFNWPTWFSPSNVKLAIIMGSTCGLGLNVLPTLDWNVSTHFGDPIVTPLFTIVNWAFGMAFMGFVIAPIVYFNNAWHSGYLPINSNKVYDDSANVYDIQKILNANMTLNKDKYEAYSVPWLSANMILKLGAFFMLYVAVPMQMFLWHRKQIIKSLRSIWDRKTREEDFNDVHNKLMRKYDKCPD, encoded by the coding sequence ATGTCTCATCAAATTATTGAAATAACGGCCAACAGCGAGTCTACAAGCACCAATCCCACAACAAAAGAAGCGAATGTGGAAACCACCGGACAGGCCACAGCCATACCTGTCGCAGAAGCGGATCTCGTGCcctctttgaagaagctaCTTGAAGAACACGAGCTGGACCAAAACTTTCCTCGGGATATCTTGGACCGAATCCGAGACTTTCTCGACAAACAAACGCGCCATGAATCAGCGACAGACCTTGAGTTGGCGCGAACTCTCCATGACGAGTGCCTCAAGCAGATAAACTTGGCACTGAACAATTCGGCATATCCAGAAGTCCGCGCCGTCGTCGATCCCACCGATGATCCCACATTACCGGTAGCGACTTTCCGAGTGTTGTTGCTGGGCACAATATTCACCGTTCTCGGTACCGCAATTCAGCAGTTCTTTTCGTTCCGCATGCCAGCCATCAATATCACGACATATGTCATTCAGCTGCTCTCCATGCCCCTCGGCGTAGGCATGGCCAAATGGCTCCCGCCTCGCACGTTGACTATTAAAAACTGTAGCTTTTCCCTGAACCCTGGCCGCTTCAACGAAAAGGAgcatcttctcatcgccatcatggcaaatGTTGCCTTTGCTGGGTATATGCATGGAGCATACATTGCAAGTCCCATTCAAGTTCTTTCGCTGGATCGCTTTTACGGAGAAAAGGTTCTCTCTAATAGTTCTGCGTGGCAGATTACGACTTTCATTGCTACACAGATGCTTGGTTACGGCTGCGCCGGGATCAGCAGGagatttcttgtttctcccCCTTCCATGATCTGGCCGCGGCCTCTTGCCAGTATTGCCCTCACAAAAGCGCTACATCAAGACAATGCTGATAAGGATGAGCAGAATGTAGCTAATGGGTGGACTATTTCGAGATaccgcttcttcctcgtctgtTTCTGGGCCATGTTTGTGTGGTACTGGATCCCAAACTACATTTTCCAaccttttgctttgtttaACTGGCCCACCTGGTTTTCTCCCAGCAATGTAAAGCTCGCGATAATCATGGGCAGTACTTGCGGACTGGGGCTGAATGTTCTGCCAACACTGGATTGGAATGTTTCGACTCACTTTGGAGATCCAATTGTCACGCCCCTCTTCACAATCGTCAATTGGGCCTTTGGTATGGCTTTTATGGGGTTCGTTATAGCACCAATCGTATACTTCAACAATGCATGGCACTCTGGCTATCTCCCCATCAACTCGAACAAAGTCTATGACGACTCTGCAAACGTGTACGATATACAAAAAATACTCAACGCCAACATGACACTCAACAAAGACAAATACGAGGCCTATAGCGTCCCCTGGCTATCAGCAAACATGATACTCAAGCTCGGCGCTTTCTTCATGCTGTATGTGGCTGTCCCCATGCAGATGTTTCTGTGGCATCGGAAGCAAATCATAAAGAGCCTTAGATCGATATGGGACCGTAAGACGCGCGAAGAAGATTTTAATGATGTGCACAACAAATTGATGCGGAAGTATGACAAGTGCCCCGATTAG
- a CDS encoding uncharacterized protein (EggNog:ENOG41), whose translation MSDLLQDQVVIWQHRNFPFLCLFTGYALPFLIAKFGWNDGSGGLLYAGIIRVFLFQQATNCVNSLAHWLGDQPYADATSPRDHILTALVTFGEGYHNFHHEFPTDYRNGIRWFDYDPTKWCISLWGWLGSASHLQEFEANEINKAIFQQKWKLVERLKCQINWGPAVDTLPIYSWSEYEALCINLGGSRHLVCISGVIYDVERFIESHPGGRALLVAHIGKDATASFHGGVYKHSKAASNLLDNIRFGVVRGGGQVEETH comes from the exons ATGTCTGATTTGCTCCAAGACCAAGTAGTGATCTGGCAGCACAGAAACTTTCCCTTTTTGTGCCTCTTCACTGGTTATGCTCTTCCCTTTCTTATTGCCAAATTTGGATGGAATGATGGATCAGGCGGCCTTCTCTATGCTGGCATCATCCGAGTatttctcttccagcaggCAACTAACTGTGTTAACTCATTGGCACATTGGCTCGGAGATCAGCCGTATGCAGATGCAACCTCGCCAAGGGACCACATTTTAACTGCTCTAGTTACGTTTGGAGAAGGCTACCATAACTTCCACCATGAGTTTCCCACCGATTACCGGAATGGCATTAGGTGGTTTGACTATGACCCTACTAAATGGTGTATATCGCTT TGGGGTTGGCTGGGGTCGGCAAGTCATCTACAGGAGTTCGAGGCCAATGAGATCAACAAAGCCATCTTTCAACAGAAGTGGAAGCTGGTCGAACGACTCAAGTGCCAAATTAACTGGGGCCCTGCGGTTGATACACTCCCTATCTACTCTTGGTCCGAATATGAGGCTCTCTGTATAAATCTCGGCGGCTCTAGACACTTGGTCTGTATCTCAGGGGTCATATACGATGTTGAGCGATTCATTGAGAGTCATCCAGGTGGTAGAGCTCTCCTAGTGGCACACATTGGCAAGGACGCTACTGCAAGCTTCCACGGTGGCGTTTATAAAC ATTCTAAAGCGGCTAGCAACTTATTAGATAATATTCGTTTTGGAGTTGTCCGCGGAGGGGGTCAAGTGGAGGAGACACATTAA
- a CDS encoding uncharacterized protein (EggNog:ENOG41~TransMembrane:1 (i12-32o)) yields MPVSAAARRRLIRLTQALVGGPVVVFGGLALWTRKCAFEPFGPDTDPLFKHPVLKQLNPQSLPSTHDSCVRKVPFGQLRPELLEDARRGGSALVQEFSRGMWGGYGYRIQRRIMEFTKGPENASDVWTPEELGRDTFEPGTVLTNHFLVLEKSPTELLFRGCLSPKETPFRLRDLDNFFALNAELNEERQEAEFRLKAISFDAVTTTPKEDPLGGGAGDAA; encoded by the exons ATGCCTGTTtcagcagctgctcgccGGCGACTCATCCGCCTCACCCAGGCTCTTGTTGGCGgccccgtcgtcgtcttcggaGGACTCGCCTTGTGGACTCGAAAATGCGCATTTGAGCCCTTTGGACCAGACACCGACCCATTGTTCAAGCATCCAGtgttgaagcagctcaatCCTCAAAGTCTGCCCAGTACTCATGATTCGTGTGTCAGAAAAGTGCCTTTTGGCCAGCTGAGGCCGGAGTTGCTGGAAGATGCGAGGCGGGGCGGGAGCGCGTTGGTGCAAGAGTTTTCGAGAGGAATGTGGGGAGGTTATg GATATAGAATTCAGAGGAGGATAATGGAGTTTACAAAAGGTCCCGAGAATGCTTCCGATGTATGGACTCCCGAAGAGCTGGGGCGGGATACATTTGAGCCTG GAACTGTCCTCACGAATCATTTTCTCGTCCTCGAAAAGTCTCCCACGGAATTGCTTTTTCGGGGCTGTCTCTCTCCGAAAGAAACGCCATTCCGACTCCGCGATTTGGATAACTTCTTTGCTCTCAATGCGGAATTGAATGAAGAGCGGCAAGAGGCCGAGTTTAGACTCAAAGCGATATCATTCGACGCGGTGACAACGACGCCGAAGGAGGATCCGCTTGGGGGGGGTGCCGGGGATGCTGCATAG
- a CDS encoding uncharacterized protein (EggNog:ENOG41), with protein MPLLHRSGTSLTAALLRSRPTAPIAGAVASSHSTYTRRSSSLTVAESASRARGRSLADKRAIPSSALVSAHHRHASTAAMEKPDYQNMYTASSAFFEALWEAGVTHCFVNLGSDHPSIIEAMVKGARERKGNFPKMITCPNEMVAMSMADGYARLTGKPQAVIVHVDVGTQGLGAAVHNSACGRAPVLVFAGLSPFTLEGEHRGTRTEYIHWIQDVPDQKQIVAQYCRYTGEIKTGRNVKQLVNRALQWAKSGPQGPVYLYGAREVMEQEIEPYQLRQSDWNPIKLGSLPQDAVDNIADALAGAKRPLVLTGYGGRNHEFPGALVKLADTVPNLRVVDCGGSDMCFPFDHPASLGLNYGGEKSIPDADVILVLDADVPWIPAHIKPNPDARVFHIDLDPLKQQMPVFYIESEATYRADTQTAIEQLTEALKTGETAKKLQAQNTTQIAEQRKQEHETRLAKIAKAAEPRPDGTFGTGYLCRTIKKLVPEDTLFAIEAVTNTLFVYDNIQPSVPGTWINCGGGGLGWSGGGALGMKLATDVEHGGKNKGKFVVQIVGDGTFLFTVPGSVYWISKRYDIPVLTIVLNNKGWNAPRRSLLLVHPEGLGSKATNEEINISFDPAPDYSGIAKAAADGDIFAARVNELADLEGVLKEAITYVENGQSAVVDIKVASGC; from the exons ATGCCTCTTCTGCACCGCTCCGGGACGTCGCTGACGGCGGCCCTCTTGAGAAGTCGCCCCACCGCACCGATAGCCGGCGCCGTAGCCTCATCTCACAGCACATACACCCGGCGCTCGTCAAGTCTAACAGTTGCCGAATCCGCATCTAGAGCCCGGGGCCGAAGCCTCGCTGATAAAAGAGCAATCCCATCCTCTGCTCTTGTGAGTGCTCACCACAGACATGCTTCCACTGCGGCCATGGAGAAGCCAGACTACCAAAACATGTACACAGCCTCGTCGGCCTTTTTTGAGGCGCTGTGGGAAGCCGGCGTCACTCACTGCTTTGTAAATCTGGGATCTGACCACCCGAGTATCATCGAGGCGATGGTCAAGGGTGCTCGGGAGCGCAAAGGAAACTTCCCCAAGATGATTACTTGTCCCAACGAG ATGGTCGCCATGTCCATGGCAGATGGCTATGCCCGCCTAACCGGCAAGCCCCAGGCCGTCATTGTCCACGTTGACGTCGGCACTCAAGGCCTTGGAGCGGCCGTTCACAACTCAGCCTGTGGCCGAGCACCAGTTCTCGTCTTTGCCGGCTTATCGCCATTCACCCTCGAGGGCGAACACCGCGGTACCCGTACCGAGTACATCCACTGGATCCAGGATGTTCCCGACCAGAAGCAGATTGTTGCCCAGTACTGCCGGTACACGGGTGAGATCAAAACAGGCAGAAACGTCAAGCAGCTGGTCAACCGCGCGCTGCAATGGGCTAAATCGGGACCGCAAGGCCCGGTGTATTTGTACGGTGCACGAGAAGTCATGGAACAAGAGATTGAGCCGTACCAGCTGAGACAGAGCGATTGGAACCCTATAAAGCTGGGCAGCCTGCCCCAAGACGCCGTTGATAACATTGCAGATGCCCTTGCCGGTGCTAAACGGCCTTTGGTTCTCACAGGATATGGAGGCAGGAACCACGAATTCCCGGGAGCCTTGGTCAAACTCGCCGATACAGTTCCCAATTTGAGGGTAGTGGACTGCGGAGGCAGCGACATGTGTTTCCCCTTTGACCATCCTGCTTCTCTCGGTCTCAACTATGGCGGCGAAAAGTCCATTCCCGATGCCGATGTTATCCTCGTTCTGGACGCCGACGTGCCGTGGATCCCTGCCCATATCAAGCCCAACCCAGACGCCAGAGTATTCCACATCGATCTCGATCCACtcaagcagcagatgcccGTCTTTTACATTGAGTCTGAGGCAACCTATCGCGCTGATACCCAGACCGCTATTGAGCAGCTGACCGAGGCTCTCAAGACTGGTGAAacggcaaagaagctgcaagCGCAGAACACGACACAAATCGCCGAGCAGCGCAAACAAGAGCACGAAACGCGTCTTGCCAAAATTGCAAAGGCCGCCGAGCCTCGTCCCGATGGTACCTTTGGAACTGGTTACTTGTGCCGGACCATCAAGAAACTCGTGCCGGAGGACACTCTGTTTGCCATTGAGGCCGTGACTAACACCCTCTTTGTCTACGACAACATCCAGCCCTCAGTCCCTGGAACGTGGATCAActgcggtggcggcggcctggGCTGGTCTGGCGGCGGTGCACTGGGCATGAAGCTGGCTACCGATGTAGAGCATGGGGGCAAGAACAAGGGCAAGTTTGTCGTGCAGATTGTCGGTGATGGCACGTTTCTCTTTACTGTGCCAGGCAGCGTCTACTGGATCTCAAAACGCTACGACATTCCCGTCCTGACTATTGTGCTCAACAACAAGG GCTGGAACGCTCCCAGACGATCTCTGCTGCTGGTCCACCCCGAAGGACTGGGCTCCAAGGCGACCAACGAAGAGATCAATATCTCGTTTGATCCCGCACCCGACTACTCCGGTATCGCCAAGGCAGCTGCGGATGGCGACATTTTCGCCGCCAGAGTGAATGAGCTGGCTGATCTGGAGGGCGTGCTGAAGGAGGCCATTACCTATGTCGAGAACGGCCAGTCAGCGGTGGTGGATATCAAGGTTGCGTCAGGGTGTTAG